Below is a window of Colias croceus chromosome 15, ilColCroc2.1 DNA.
TCCGGACCAGCACCTTTGTTAACATCAAGTTGTTTTAACTTGACAAGAACCTCTTTTTTAGTAACATTGATTTTGGAACAAGAATCATTATAGCAAGTCATTTTACTTGAACAAATTGGAAGCGCTTTTATTATTGAATCAGAATAAACGGATGAAAAATGAGAGGCAAAGAGGTTCGCAATGTCAGGACCGTTTACTGCGGTAAGATTGTCGAGGCACATAACAGACGGTATCGATGATAGACAATTATTTCGCTTACTATTAACATATTTCCAAAATGCTTTACTATCTCTTTTGATGGCTTcttcaattttttgtttgtagttTTGATGACAacgtgaaattatttttttgcatctTTCTCGCAAAACATTAAACTCGAACAGATCGCGGGGGTTTTTGAACTGTTTATACTTACGCCTAATTTTATCCTTCTCTTTAATGATACGAACTAAAGCGGGAGAAAACCAGGGAGGatatttgctttttttaatgtaactttTCGGTACATGGTGCTCAATTACGCCTCGCAAAACATCGTAAAACAGCTCCAACTTCTTATTGATATCATTAACAAGTAGAAATTTAGAGTCCCAATCAATATTTTCCAGCTCTCGCACAATATCATCATAATTAGccttaaaaaagttatagctAACAAAGTCATTACATCGCAAAGTAGAGGGTACGTTAGATTCGACACACAACAAAATACTAGGATGATGAGGATCTGGCTTAGTCAATATATCAATCGCCGAGGAAACATTACAACAAGAGATATTTGTCAGGGCTAAGTCTAACATTTTATCATTGTGATTAAgaacattattaatttgatcaagattattaatgtttataaaatcaacAAGAGCACATTCCACATTACCATGATACTCAATTGGAACCATTACTTCACGATTCGTACAGCTATTGACCCATTTTATATTACCCAAATTAAAATCTCCAAGAATTATAACATTTCCCATTTCCTCTACGAcattatttgcatttaaaataaatctctgTAGAGCTTTGTGATTGGTTGGAGGTGGGAGGTAAATAGTACAGATAGGAACATTTTTTACAACACCGTCAATTTCGATTATAACATTTACCCAAAGATCCTCGTATTCGGTTTCGTATTTTAATAGTCTAGAAGACTGAAATTTTCGGGAAACTGCGATTAGAACTCCACCTCCATCCAACTTAGCATTCCTATTACAATTGCGATCTCTACGATATACAGTATACCGAGAATCAAATATCTCACTGCTAGAAATATTACATTTGAGCCACGTTtcacaaaaaacaataatatcatatgagtttaataatatattcttaaatACTTCGTTAGTTTTTGTCCTAAGTCCTCTAACATTTTGATAGTATATGTTAACCATTatgaagataataaaaacCGTTACATTCAtacattaaacaataatattaaatattaatacaataattaaaccaTTTTCTTTAGACTATCTCAGCAACGGATTTGCAATGCCTGACTGGTTTCATTTTTGCGCACAAATATTTTGCCATTTCGGACCCAAACAAATTTATAGTTCAATTCTTTTGCCCTTAATCTTGCATTAGCATGAAGAATTTTGTTAGCAGGAGTTAAATGCTCAGCAACATAAACTGGCTTTTTAGTACCACCGATCCCCAGATGatttgtacataatttatcatcactattatatttattatatttttgcacCGCAGCAAGTAGGATGTCGCGATGGCGGGGGCTTCTTAATTTGGCAATAACAGCGCGCGGCCGACCatcatctttatttattttggctATGCGAGTTACATGCATTATGTCATCGTCCTTAATATCGGCATTCACTACTTTAGCCAATTGGTTCAAGCAATTCAAAAGATTTTCACTACGGTTTTCAGGAATGccattaatttctaaattactTTCACGTAGATGTTGCTCAGTGTAGGCTAGACGACTTGTGAGATCTTTAACAGTAATCACCAAGGTAGCATTTTCTTTCGTTAGATTAGTCATTATGTTATCATTTTCCTGTACGCGCAGTTTAAGAGCTTCGTACTGGTCGCTTAAAAACGTAAGTGATTCATGAAAGTCtgaaatttgttttgttaacGTACTAAACTTGTCACACACTGCTTTGGTGACAGCATTTTGTATCACTTCGGTCATGTCACTTTTAAATGAATCTAGTATTTTTTGCAAGCTCGCTTCAGTCACAGGGTTGGAATTATCACTAGCGTTAGGTCGCGACCGGCTTGAGCCCCCCATTTTATTTCTAAGCGTTATATTGCTATCAGCTACGTGAGAGCTCAAATCGTCGCAGACTGGCTCTTTTTGTATGTTTCGGATAGGCGTATTAGTATTGTCAAGCTTGGGTCGTAGATTAAGACACGCAGGACATTTCCACGAGGACTTTTTTTCTGGTAGCATAGCATTAAACCTTTTATCACTGGTTCCTGCACATTGTAAGTCGTAGACCGAGGAACATAGAGAACATCTCAGAGAGTGTATACCCTTAACATAATTATGACATCCAGCACAAACGTTAGACATtgttccaaaaaaaaaaaaaaactttaatttcttgtataaaattaattgcgtatggataattaattaattagtttatagattaattagaagaaaaaaaaaaaagaaaaaatataataatttcatgtaCGATTAGGGTTTGAACCAGCATCAATTGGACAGTTACTAGTTTTATACTGCACAGTTCCCTGAAGAGCTACGAGCACGGTTACACGACTATGCGAAATTATTAGACTTATTCGACCATCGATAGAAGTAACGAAACAAAGTTTTTGAATCACCCTcgtgataatttttttctttacgaTCTCAAAAGTTTATTCACAAAACACTATTTCATCACATTTAGAATTGTTAATACAGGTTCCTAATTATGACAATGGATTCCAAATTCACTTATAACACTTTACAATCACTTCAATCTTCTCTAAGTTACTTGTTTACGGAACATATGTTCGGCACTAAAGACGATTATTTCAAATCACTTTTTATGATCGATAGATTGTACGTAGTGTTAAGATAACGTTTGCACTTATTAATCGCTGActattttactatatttagCACTTATACTTTAACAAAACTTagatattctatttttaaattaaaaaaatacggaGACTAATTGTAGaagtgtcaactgtcaaagTCACAATCACAAaagctattaaaaaaaaactgcatcaaaatccattgcgtcgtagttttaaagatttaagcatcgtatagggtaattgcgcctgttcgcgtccacttagtgcagttggaaagtttgaaggagaaaataaaaatgttccagaacaaatttcaaagcaaaatttatataacgtgttcattacatagtctattttaagatttactttcaattgtgttggaaatatcatgtggtttttatttatctagacaaatagcagaattaggcgttttacccagttcgcgtccaaaaattccagtttgcgtccacccgtggaccagttcgcgtccaccagcttagaaaaggaattaagagtgtattgggtgatattttatcagataaatgcaaattagattttaataaattatttatttacgaatatagttataattaataaaaaccggccaaatgCGAGTGTTCCGTATTAACTCGCATaccgagggttccgtattaacctgtcctttttcatatgttttaactgtaaatgattattttttcaatgtttcccttatttgtgctataagacgttgcttcgtaccaaacttcaagtgtctgtgttcacgtaaagtaccctgtaggttttgattcccttgcgaatgtcgaaatttgcgaaaatttgcagcataaacggctgtatcttttgattgctttggcttataagtttgattttttcactgcttcaagggaccgtagacttgagtattcaatataaatttcagctttatacctctacgcgttactgagaaaaagggtcttgacagaaagacagaccggcagacggacatacagacggacggatatcaaagtgatcctacaaggattccggtttttccttttgaggttcggaaccctaaaatcaacattattattaatataattcactgtgtaaggaaactggaaaacttatttatatttatcttctcaTCATTATTAGAaccaaaaattaacaaaaaacaaagttacgttatgtaaataaataataatcagttctattaagattacctacctaccctactttttagtttctaatgaattaaatttcttttttgtttatataacaGACTTATTGACTCTCATTCTCAAAAATACTAGTCTCATTCTTAGAAtacccattttaaaatgaaaaaatagcataaaaatttgctaatttgaatgaaaatttaaattatcaacttgtggtcttagtcaaaaatttacaatctattttaaattaaatattttaacaaacaattcattgctacgtaatgaaaaacaatgtggacgcaatatgttctattgttatgcactataggtatagtttgcgcccaccgtggacgcaaaatggaagttgtacaaattcggtgtagtaattcgcgaccaccttattttagctattaattgtaaaagaaataagctgatttataatccatactattctatgttttgttagcaaagcaaagaaacagttacatattcaaaaattcacatttaacaataagatacttaccgtcaaacgcgatgctgcgcactatttttttctcaaaatcccgcgcgttttagctctctcgtttaatagccaaaattaaatatttttttttaaataggatagACGGTGTGcaggcatattttgaatatgtgtgcatgtctcttatacattgaggtattatcggaaatttttctttttacaattttacataaagtatacttattttcgtgaattttctaaaagatatccgcaaaatggacgcgaataggcaggtggacgcgaacaggcgca
It encodes the following:
- the LOC123698232 gene encoding uncharacterized protein LOC123698232 — encoded protein: MSNVCAGCHNYVKGIHSLRCSLCSSVYDLQCAGTSDKRFNAMLPEKKSSWKCPACLNLRPKLDNTNTPIRNIQKEPVCDDLSSHVADSNITLRNKMGGSSRSRPNASDNSNPVTEASLQKILDSFKSDMTEVIQNAVTKAVCDKFSTLTKQISDFHESLTFLSDQYEALKLRVQENDNIMTNLTKENATLVITVKDLTSRLAYTEQHLRESNLEINGIPENRSENLLNCLNQLAKVVNADIKDDDIMHVTRIAKINKDDGRPRAVIAKLRSPRHRDILLAAVQKYNKYNSDDKLCTNHLGIGGTKKPVYVAEHLTPANKILHANARLRAKELNYKFVWVRNGKIFVRKNETSQALQIRC